The genomic stretch CGATTTGATAGCCGACAACATCATCTCTGCCGCGATCGTCATCCCCATCGCCCGCTCTTGCTCACCCTGCTCTCGTGTGCGGCCGGCCTCCGAGAGCAACGAGCTGATCGCGTTTGCGAAGTGGCTCGGGATCCGATTGTTGTATCTCTCTCCCCTGCTTCCGTTGATGTAGGCATCCCGGTACGCTTCGAGCTCCTGTTTGCATGCCGCGTGTCTCTTGTCGACGTCCGTCTCTTCGTCTTCGACCCGTCCGACGAAGTCGCCGATGACGTCCTCGAGGAGGCTCACCCGAGTATCGACGAGATACCGCTGAAGGAGCTGCATATCCTCGTCGAGCCGGTCGCGTTCTCGCGTCAGACGCTCGGCCATCTCGGCCCCGAAGTAGTGGTCGATGGCCCGACACTGCTCTATCAGCGACGCTACCTTCCGGTCGATGTCTTCGACGGAGGATGCCGCGCCGAGTTGGCCTTGGACGATGCGGTGCTCGTCCAGTGTCTCGGCCGTCGCTCGCAGTGTCTCTGTAACCGCTTCGACCGATTCGGAGGGATCCGAGAGCACCTCACACAGACGGCGTGCCTCCGGGGCACTGAGCGTCTCTTCCTGTGAGACCCGTGTCGCCGCCTCAAGCGCAGTACGACGGCCGATCCGGTCGTCGTCGACATCGCTGATGATCTGTTGGAGCGTCTTGTCGCTGTTCTTGCTCGTCTCGACTCCGATTTTCGTTCCCAGTTCCTCGATGCGACTGGCTTGTTGGCTCAACTGCTCACGGTGTTTGATATATTGGCTCAGGAGCGTTTCGGTCGATCCGAGGAACGACTCTACGTCACCGGTACCGACCGGCTTCCGTCCGAGTTCCGCCCGCTGTCGTTTGAGGCTCTCTTTCGCCTGCTCTAACTCGGCTTCCGAACTCGTCGCCGGCGACTTGTCGAAGTTCTCCGAGAGTTGCGAGAAGAGCTGCGCGATGCGCTCTGACTCATGGTTTTCGCTTTCGAGGTCGTCTATCCTGTCAACCGTGTCTTCGAGTGATCGGACGACGCGCTGGTGGTTGTGTCCGTTCTGTCCGTACTCTTCTAACTCGTCTACGACGGTGCGGATGGCAGCGACGTTACCGTGGTCGACGTCCTTCGAGAGGGTCTGCAACCATCTATCGTTCACTCCCTCGTCGGCGCGGACGATTTTGTCGCCTTCGACGCGAGTCGAGAGTCTCGCCGCGAGCGTCCGTGCGTTTGCGGGACGTCTGATGTCCAACTCGAGATTCTCGTGGACAGTCTCCAGTTCGGACCGTGTCTCCTGGAGTCGTGTCCGCAACTGCTTCCCGCGGAGTCCGAGCAACAGCGCTATCGCCACCAGACCCACGACCGCAAGGAGTGATGCCCACGACGAACTCCCGACTGCGGTCGACGAACCGATTCCGAGTAGCGTGGCAAGTACGTAGACGACGGCGACTCCCACGGCGGCGGCGGTCAGAGCGACATCGAAGGTGAGATTTCGCATCCGCATCATCACTGGTCGAGAACCCGTCCGATACCGAGATGGTCACAGATTGCGTCGATGTCATTCATGCGCTTTTTCAAGTCGTCGTAGATGTCCATGTGGCTGAACATCTCCAGCTGATCACGGGCTTGTTCGAGTGCCGGGATCTGGGGGTTCCAGAGAACACCCCAAAGATAGAGTTCGTCCAGACTCTCGCTCGTCAGCATCTTCACGTCCATTCGGAGCGTCGGATGATCCTGATCCGTCACGTACGAGTTAATCATCGCTTCGATGTCGCCGCGACTCTGCAGGTCTCGGACCGGTTTCATCTTCTCCTCGGGACCGAAGAGGAGGAACGCGCCGCCCCACGCCGTCTTCGGGTCGAAGTCGAGGAGCTTGCCGCTTTCGAGTGTGCGGTCGACGAGCGTCTCGACGACGGACTCGTTGATTTCGCCGGCCGAAGTCGAGTTGAGCACGGGTGCACAGATCGTCGCAGGGACGTAGTCGACGCTCCGTCTTTTCGGATAGTACCGCTTGATGGGTTGGTAGGTGTCACGGACGTCGAGTCCGTCCCCACTCGCATCGATGCCGACGTTCGAAGTGAGGGTGAACGCCTCCAGGAAGCGGACGAGACTCTGGTTCTGTTTCTTGTGGCCGAACTTCTGTCCCTCCGGGGCACCGTCGAAGTCAATTTCTGCGTGGAGGTGGTCGAGCGACTTGGCTCCGAGCTTCTTGTTCTGAAACAGAATAATCGAGTCGACGTGAGGTGAGAGACCACCGAGACCATACATCAGGTTTATCGGTTCGGCGAGGGGGTCGTTCGGGATGACCGCCGCGCTGACCATCGCCTTGTCCTCGCCGGCCCAGTCGCCG from Halogranum gelatinilyticum encodes the following:
- a CDS encoding FtsZ/tubulin family protein; translation: MSDNSQTRCTICGQWEDDLQSHLTDEHGDQIDQIEEHYGAELAAGLDFDETERNDDTEATTETSATEATTVDADGDDVDDGGTEATEGETAETQSDTETASNVNEFEADTDSSPSGGRSGEFYETDSDYSGKWFVFGIGGAGNGILDSILLRRETLNHDRRLLDLSGVWGPGGLNGYLMMNTNDSELQKTYYVQNDREWDATTMQEQAVLGSGSGKGRDPIAGEETARSDIMEPDIGFFDNSFVTSMDVNTAQAVLLLHSIENGTGTGVSPVVAEFLRKNGDWAGEDKAMVSAAVIPNDPLAEPINLMYGLGGLSPHVDSIILFQNKKLGAKSLDHLHAEIDFDGAPEGQKFGHKKQNQSLVRFLEAFTLTSNVGIDASGDGLDVRDTYQPIKRYYPKRRSVDYVPATICAPVLNSTSAGEINESVVETLVDRTLESGKLLDFDPKTAWGGAFLLFGPEEKMKPVRDLQSRGDIEAMINSYVTDQDHPTLRMDVKMLTSESLDELYLWGVLWNPQIPALEQARDQLEMFSHMDIYDDLKKRMNDIDAICDHLGIGRVLDQ